From the Psilocybe cubensis strain MGC-MH-2018 chromosome 9, whole genome shotgun sequence genome, one window contains:
- a CDS encoding Fruiting body protein SC3 has translation MQFKLVSALAFATLAAATVTPVRRGGGGSSTIPASQCNTGDLQCCNSVQAGDSDAVSSILGLLGIVLQDVTALVGLNCSPLSIIGIGGNSCTAQPVCCTNNSFHGLVALGCTPVNINL, from the exons ATGCAATTCAAGCTCGTCTCTGCTCTTGCCTTTGCTACCCTTGCTGCTGCCACAGTCACCCCCGTTCGCCGTGGCGGAGGTGGCAGCTCGACAATCCCAGCAAGCCAATGCAACACTGGGGATCTCCAGTGCT GCAACAGCGTTCAGGCTGGTGATAGCGACGCTGTGTCGTCTATTTTGGGACTTTTGGGCATCGTCCTCCAGGACGTTACTGCACTCGTTGGCCTCAATTGCAGCCCCCTCTCTATCATTGGCATTGGAGGCAACTCTTG CACCGCGCAACCCGTCTGCTGCACCAACAACTCGTTCC ATGGGTTGGTCGCACTTGGCTGCACGCctgtcaacatcaacttgtAG